From Natator depressus isolate rNatDep1 chromosome 7, rNatDep2.hap1, whole genome shotgun sequence, the proteins below share one genomic window:
- the LOC141991343 gene encoding uncharacterized protein LOC141991343, translating into MLLQAQSSKDLEQVAQWSQEASEEAWQHVTSRRRRGNVRVPATQTQVTNRFHVLSTGTIAESGPDDTSGGRKQKETPLVGRHEMRCPEVGGSTTTTPKRRRRVVVVGDSLLRGTESSICRPDRENREVCCLPGAKIRDVTERLPRLIKPSDRYPFLLLHVGTNDTAKNDLERITADYVALGRRIKEFEAQVVFSSILPVEGKGQGRDRRIVEVNEWLRRWCRREGFGFFDHGMVFHEGGVLGRDSLHLTKRGKSIFASRLANLVRRALN; encoded by the coding sequence atgcttctacaggcgcaaagctctaaagatttagagcaggttgcacagtggagccaagaggccagtgaagaagcttggcaacatgtgacctccagaagaagaagggggaatgtccgggttccagcaacgcagacacaggtaactaaccgctttcatgttctctccacaggtaccattgcggagagtggaccagacgatacgtctggggggagaaagcagaaggagactccgctggttggaaggcatgagatgcgatgtcctgaggttgggggttccacgaccaccactcccaagagaaggaggcgggtggtggtggtcggggactctctcctccgggggactgagtcatctatctgccgccctgaccgggaaaaccgagaagtctgctgcttgccaggggctaagattcgcgatgtgacggagagactgccaagactcatcaagccctcggatcgctaccccttcctgcttctccacgtgggcaccaatgatactgccaagaatgaccttgagcggatcactgcagactacgtggctctgggaagaaggataaaggagtttgaggcgcaagtggtgttctcgtccatcctccccgtggaaggaaaaggccagggcagggaccgtcgaatcgtagaagtcaacgaatggctacgcaggtggtgtcggagagaaggctttggattctttgaccatgggatggtgttccatgaaggaggagtgctgggcagagacagtctccatcttacgaagagagggaagagcatctttgcgagcaggctggctaacctagtaaggagggctttaaactag